In Mytilus galloprovincialis chromosome 1, xbMytGall1.hap1.1, whole genome shotgun sequence, the following are encoded in one genomic region:
- the LOC143052195 gene encoding uncharacterized protein LOC143052195 codes for MRFGRKIIYVFVSVFAIIGTVYLIWLQSDNSETPKVLREKRRPKDFIDHPVFEHKTSLPKLSFPKLKIFKGGAVNENNKIPCVKLNTFRGQTPICIFDPAIDRMISSYVKDYGTWEQDLMNETGQVLLQKPHLTFVDIGCNIGTFTLFSAKLGTRVIAVDILESALNLVHKSLLKGNLYKNVTLLLNAISDIRENVKVRVVKENPGGSYIEKNNTSDKSVDAILLDDLISLVGSGSVFLKMDIEGNELKALKGGSRFFQVLNVKHILMEWMLHRYSPNGKEIVQFLLRNGLLPYESLSRQTPLDLKRPYQWPDNIFWSKR; via the coding sequence ATGCGGTTTGGgagaaaaattatttatgtatttgtCTCTGTATTCGCCATCATTGGCACTGTTTATCTCATTTGGCTTCAAAGTGACAATTCCGAGACACCCAAAGTGTTGAGAGAAAAAAGAAGACCGAAAGATTTTATCGATCATCCCGTGTTCGAGCACAAAACATCCCTGCCAAAACTATCGTTTCcaaaactaaaaatatttaaagggggagcagtaaatgaaaataacaagatCCCATGCGTCAAACTGAATACATTCAGAGGGCAGACACCAATATGTATATTCGATCCAGCGATAGATAGAATGATATCGTCCTATGTTAAAGACTATGGTACATGGGAACAAGATTTGATGAATGAAACAGGACAGGTGCTTCTGCAAAAACCCCATCTGACCTTTGTTGATATTGGATGCAATATAGGAACATTCACGCTATTTAGTGCTAAACTCGGAACTCGGGTTATTGCGGTTGACATTTTAGAATCTGCACTGAACCTAGTGCACAAGTCTCTCTTAAAAGGcaatttgtataaaaatgtaaCCTTATTATTGAATGCAATATCAGATATAAGAGAAAACGTCAAGGTTCGGGTCGTGAAAGAAAACCCCGGTGGAAGCTATATAGAGAAAAATAACACTAGTGATAAGTCCGTCGATGCTATACTGTTAGACGACTTGATAAGTCTTGTAGGATCCGGTTCTGtttttttaaaaatggacatagaAGGCAATGAACTCAAAGCTTTGAAAGGGGGAAGTAGATTTTTCCAAGTTTTAAACGTGAAACATATCTTAATGGAATGGATGCTACATAGATACAGTCCCAATGGAAAAGAAATCGTCCAGTTTTTACTCAGAAATGGTTTGTTGCCTTACGAAAGCTTGTCAAGACAAACACCGCTGGACCTCAAGAGACCATACCAGTGGCCAGATAATATATTCTGGAGCAAAAGATGA
- the LOC143052168 gene encoding uncharacterized protein LOC143052168 isoform X4, translating into MKSTTLSLAILFTSLFSDSTSSFCNVSVGGDTSKWPKLPDLPNSFKSNIEINMLEESSTLDAVEYFDNLGNRVALHTTKEGLDGVAVYDFPSNEVFYVTHGVCLVANITQRPEADLFGVTDSDGFLHVMSSSTALKFGQQYNETYMGTDIIRGINVDHWRSCLHWNRSNANFTVDYYFSKPNSWKTSSDFLTVPVRADVAGAYITADGSTKAIHHIYEYHAFTGSLDLDSNPDVFETPPGVICKGRKKTKPVPDFPKQFYYRQELVVSGIVTYIDVWYIEKYKYLRYDSRPLRPTNAFYTTNPVTEILDYNTGVYFYKDNILGNCTILPLKKSSFGAKLNRPLTNHTGDFMLGMQNPLELFYLDKGYTFVGTRPCRELTCDVFSAIKSNFVINGQLDPANTTIEVFILCTDCGLTIYPENGQDVPTVVPVMMTLLADSVGFSETIQFYDFDDNNPDLSVFDVSSCYNDMSKLNFNLRLPGRLAIDRHTATLELARVKLAETMGIEITRLQNLRIDIDYADVYIHASLLDRTPATSQFNYVGNIEVIDQGTMYIGNVLTPMQCADLCINVNFTCNSFDFCQQDPQKTCRLNQKHVSDGLKTQTSNVCGHFSRTVNGPRIPEKTILQAYQALRLAVYGKKFQIQVEMDNQEMLYYLAVDTSVEFGAAKPTIMPKISGQISYTQEVVIPNLNQVYVSKVWYDSSLKLARYDYHDSKGVPPFYSINPMTIIHDFSTGLQYVIDKYYENCTISPITPGQLDSELNSQEYMKDKAYVIKMKSPIELFHLNTKTRYVGQKTVRNLLCDVFLGMIQSYTMPGLNGSHPAILEYYFLTGGWTEVGKDDADINQFVPVKLDITIVDQGLFLTYNFFNVEVSHPDIMVFDIQKCYTDKQQHRFQIKFPGPFHPYIDINRKMFVELTVLETSQAAGVSPLRVQEARIDHDDDNIYVTATLMDKPPFLAEFTKIAGKVMPHKSAGFFTDISTADDCAHACVQTKSFPCNSFDICSSVHYCFISTEHVAFGELVSNGTICDHYSRTENATVIPSPDLYTAYINLKNDVYSGILKVNIPSINDTIKPYTALTIRDTISQQTNVPQGGRPLKSFSLFKNNVIYQHNDETLTGVAVDDCAVACLLEELFDCQSFEYCQGTEMCYLSKVQPDINTTLLMPSDSCNLYSRLYLDRYDKSPGVMYTTPGYETITF; encoded by the exons ATGAAG AGCACAACACTGAGTTTGGCCATCCTATTTACCAGTCTATTTAGTGACAGCACATCGTCATTTTGTAATGTTAGTGTTGGAGGAG ATACCTCCAAATGGCCCAAGCTTCCAGATCTCCCAAATTCGTTCAAATCAAATATAGAGATAAACATGCTGGAAGAAAGCTCTACTTTGGATGCAGTGGAATATTTCGATAACTTGGGAAATAGGGTAGCATTACATACAACAAAGGAAGGACTGGATGGAGTAGCTGTATACGACTTCCCCTCTAATGAAGTTTTCTATGTGACAC ATGGAGTTTGTTTGGTTGCCAACATAACACAGAGACCAGAAGCTGACTTGTTTGGAGTGACTGATTCGGATGGATTCTTGCATGTTATGTCCAGCAGTACTGCACTCAAGTTTGGACAGCAATACAATGAG ACTTACATGGGAACAGATATAATAAGAGGAATAAATGTTGATCACTGGAGATCATGTTTACATTGGAATAGGTCTAATGCTAATTTTACTGTTGACTATTACTTCTCAa AACCCAACTCTTGGAAGACATCTTCAGATTTCCTCACTGTACCTGTTAGAGCAGACGTGGCAGGAGCATATATTACTGCAGATGGCAGCACTAAAGCTATTCACCATATTTATGAATACCATGCCTTTACAGGAAGTCTAGACCTTGATAGTAATCCAGATGTATTTGAG ACACCTCCAGGTGTAATATGTAAAGGGAGGAAAAAGACTAAGCCAGTACCAGATTTCCCGAAACAGTTTTACTACAGACAAGAACTTGTTGTGTCAGGAATTGTTACATATATAGAT GTGTGGTATATagaaaagtataaatatttaagatatgATTCCCGTCCACTAAGACCTACTAATGCTTTTTATACAACTAACCCAGTGACAGAAATACTGGATTATAATACAG GTGTATATTTCTATAAAGACAATATATTGGGTAACTGTACAATATTACCTCTGAAGAAATCCTCATTTGGTGCCAAATTAAACCGTCCATTGACAAATCATACAGGAGATTTTATGTTGGGTATGCAGAACCCATTGGAATTGTTCTATCTGGATAAAGGCTATACTTTTGTGGGAACG aGACCTTGTAGAGAACTGACTTGTGATGTATTTTCTGCTATCAAAAGCAATTTTGTAATAAATGGACAGTTGGATCCTGCAAATACAACCATTGAAGTATTTATATTATGT ACTGATTGTGGTTTAACTATTTATCCAGAGAATGGTCAAGATGTTCCAACAGTTGTACCAGTTATGATGACATTACTTGCTGATTCA GTTGGTTTTTCAGAGACCATACAGTTTTATGACTTTGATGATAATAATCCTGATCTCTCTGTATTTGATGTGTCTTCATGCTACAATGATATGTCCAAGTTGAATTTTAATCTCAGATTGCCAg GTAGATTGGCTATAGACAGACATACAGCAACATTAGAGTTGGCCCGCGTAAAGTTAGCAGAGACTATGGGAATAGAAATAACCAGATTACAGAATTTAAGGATCGATATAGATTATGCTGATGTGTATATACATGCTTCTTTACTTGACCGTACTCCTGCCACAT ctcAATTTAATTATGTTGGTAATATAGAAGTAATAGATCAAGGAACTATGTATATTGGTAATGTCCTGACTCCAATGCAGTGTGCTGATCTGTGTATAAATGTAAACTTTACATGTAACAGCTTTGACTTTTGTCAACAAGACCCACAGAAAACATGTAGACTCAATCAAAAACATGTCTCTGATGGATTAAAGACACAAACAAGCAACGTGTGTGGGCACTTTTCAA GAACAGTGAATGGTCCCAGAATACCAGAAAAGACCATACTACAAGCTTATCAGGCATTAAGATTAGCAGTCTATGGTAAAAAGTTTCAAATACAAGTAGAAATGGATAATCAGGAG atgtTGTACTATCTTGCTGTTGATACATCTGTAGAGTTTG gtGCCGCCAAACCTACGATTATGCCAAAGATCAGTGGTCAGATCTCGTACACTCAAGAAGTAGTTATTCCAAATTTGAACCAGGTTTATGTCAGCAAG gTATGGTATGACTCAAGCCTCAAATTGGCTCGATATGACTACCATGATTCTAAAGGTGTGCCACCATTCTACTCCATCAACCCAATGACTATAATACATGACTTTAGCACAG GTCTCCAGTATGTAATAGACAAGTATTATGAGAACTGTACTATATCACCAATCACACCAGGCCAACTTGACTCAGAACTCAATTCACAAGAGTACATGAAAGACAAAGCTTATGTGATTAAAATGAAAAGTCCAATAGAACTATTCCACTTAAATACAAAAACAAGATATGTAGGACAG AAAACTGTGAGGAATTTATTATGTGATGTATTTCTGGGAATGATACAGAGTTATACCATGCCTGGACTCAATGGTTCACATCCTGCTATACTAGAGTATTATTTCTTAACA GGTGGTTGGACAGAAGTTGGAAAAGACGATGCCGATATCAATCAATTTGTTCCTGTTAAATTAGATATTACAATAGTAGAT CAAGGTCTCTTCTTGACCTATAATTTTTTCAACGTTGAAGTCAGTCACCCTGATATAATGGTATTTGACATTCAAAAATGTTATACAGACAAACAGCAGCATCGATTCCAAATCAAATTCCCTG GTCCTTTCCATCCCTATATTGACATCAATAGGAAGATGTTTGTAGAACTAACTGTATTAGAGACCAGTCAAGCTGCTGGTGTTTCTCCACTTAGAGTCCAAGAAGCTAGgattgatcatgatgatgataATATTTACGTCACAGCAACACTGATGGACAAACCACCATTTTTGG CTGAATTCACAAAGATTGCAGGGAAGGTGATGCCACATAAATCTGCAGGTTTTTTCACAGACATATCAACAGCTGATGATTGTGCTCATGCCTGTGTTCAGACAAAGAGTTTCCCTTGTAACAGTTTTGACATCTGTTCATCAGTACATTATTGTTTTATCAGTACAGAGCATGTAGCATTCGGAGAACTCGTTAGTAATGGAACCATTTGTGATCATTATTCAA GAACAGAAAATGCTACAGTGATACCAAGTCCAGACCTATATACAGCCTATATTAACCTGAAAAATGATGTTTACTCAGGGATCTTAAAAGTTAACATACCTTCTATAAATGATACA ATAAAACCCTACACAGCATTGACAATAAGGGATACAATTTCACAACAGACCAACGTTCCACAAGGTG ggaGACCACTAAAAAGTTTTAGTCtatttaaaaacaatgttatTTACCAACATAATGATGAGACATTGACAGGAGTAGCCGTAGATGATTGTGCTGTGGCCTGTCTGTTGGAAGAGCTGTTTGATTGTCAATCATTTGAATACTGCCAAGGCACAGAGATGTGTTATCTCAGTAAAGTACAACCAGATATAAATACTACATTACTGATGCCCAGTGATTCATGTAATCTTTATTCAA GGTTGTATTTAGACAGATATGATAAGTCCCCAGGTGTAATGTACACAACCCCAGGGTATGAAACTATAACATTCTAA